GACACAGGAGTGTCCCAATTCAGAAGGTTTTCATTGATATGTTCCCCAAACCTCAATGGGTATATTGCTTGTCAGATTTTTGAGTCACTAAGCACCAAATATTGGATAGGTTGATGATCCAACAAGAAGGGCAATGGATGAATCAAGTTCTTTAGGTGATTACAAGTATTTTCTGTGAAACAAGTCAGTCAGAGCAGTTAAGATGACTAGTTTGTAGAACTTATTACAATATTAGATAATTACTGAACTACATATTGTTTGTAACTACCTTGTAAGGTCTAAACTTGTCCTGGAGAGTGTTTTTATAACCATTTTTACCAACTTACCATAGGGCTAGTCACCCTAATTTAGGATTCATGCATATGCTTTTTATTAGAGACTCTTCAATTCATCTTTAGCTTCTGGTGTAGAAAGAGCtgcctctccctctccctctccctctccctctcatcttcttccttgAGCTGATTGTGACAAGGGGaccaaaatgaaaacaaattttacagTAATTGGGGTCTCCTTATTAATTGTTGCAGCTGTTACTGTGGCTGTGGTGGTTGGAGTAACCAGTGGAGAAAAGTCAGGTGATGTTACAAATTCAGTTTTGAGATTCTCAGAAATGATTGATTCCTTGTGTGCTGTGACCGATCACAAGAAGACTTGCGTCGATACTCTTAGCCAGGAAGCTGAATATAGCAAGGCTACCCCAATTGACTACATCAAAATCATCATTTCTCGATTAAGACAAGAGGTGCAAAGTGTGGCTGCCATCAAAGACACTTTTGCTAAGGTTGTTTTGGTCCCAAGCCAAATAGCAGCCCTTCAAGACTGTCAAGACTTGTTAAAATCTGCCGATGACAATCTTGCTTCCTCTCTTCGTATGGTGTCTGCTGGATTGCAGTCTTTGATTGATCATGAAGACAGTCTCAAGAGCCAGTTGAGTGCAGTTATCTCATATCAACAAACATGCAAGGATGGAATTAAACGCCCATCAATCAGAGCAGCAATTAGGCTCAGGCTTCAGACTGTCACTGAGCTCACAAGCGATGCTTTAGCATTGATCACTCAGATTCCGGACATCAACAATATCTTGGGTGCCCCAGATGCTGGTAATCCTCGAAAACTTCTTGGACTGGCGGAGGCTAGAGATGGTGGATACCCTACTTGGTTCTCAGCAACTGACCGTGGGCTCTCGGAGTTACATGGCAAGGGGCCTCTGAAGCCCAATGTAGTTGTAGCTAAAGATGGCAGTGGGCAGTACAGAACAATATCTGAAGCTGTTGTTGCATACTCTGAAAACAGGAACCACAGGGGGACATATGTCATCTATGTGAAGTCTGGAATGTATGAGGAGAACATCACCCTCAAACTCCGCTGGGGTACAGTATCCATGTATGGTGATGGACCTAGAAAGACGATCATCACTGGCCGAAAGAATTGCCATGACCAATTTACGGCCCTGCGGACAGCCACCTTCTGTGAGTTCATGCAATTATTTCAGTCTCTCCATTTCTTTTGTTCCTTCTTGCTGAACTGAAAACCGCTTTCTATTGGAATGAGTACTAATTCCACTTAAACAATGACATCTTAAAT
Above is a genomic segment from Vitis riparia cultivar Riparia Gloire de Montpellier isolate 1030 chromosome 14, EGFV_Vit.rip_1.0, whole genome shotgun sequence containing:
- the LOC117930391 gene encoding putative pectinesterase/pectinesterase inhibitor 28 isoform X1 gives rise to the protein MKTNFTVIGVSLLIVAAVTVAVVVGVTSGEKSGDVTNSVLRFSEMIDSLCAVTDHKKTCVDTLSQEAEYSKATPIDYIKIIISRLRQEVQSVAAIKDTFAKVVLVPSQIAALQDCQDLLKSADDNLASSLRMVSAGLQSLIDHEDSLKSQLSAVISYQQTCKDGIKRPSIRAAIRLRLQTVTELTSDALALITQIPDINNILGAPDAGNPRKLLGLAEARDGGYPTWFSATDRGLSELHGKGPLKPNVVVAKDGSGQYRTISEAVVAYSENRNHRGTYVIYVKSGMYEENITLKLRWGTVSMYGDGPRKTIITGRKNCHDQFTALRTATFSVRGKGFIARSMAFRNTAGPEGGQAVALQVQADMSAFFNCRIDGYEGTLHALARRQFYRDCYFRHGRLHLWRFQHSNPKLRDHGQEAT
- the LOC117930391 gene encoding probable pectinesterase/pectinesterase inhibitor 21 isoform X2, yielding MAVIGVSLLIVAAVTVAVVVGVTSGEKSGDVTNSVLRFSEMIDSLCAVTDHKKTCVDTLSQEAEYSKATPIDYIKIIISRLRQEVQSVAAIKDTFAKVVLVPSQIAALQDCQDLLKSADDNLASSLRMVSAGLQSLIDHEDSLKSQLSAVISYQQTCKDGIKRPSIRAAIRLRLQTVTELTSDALALITQIPDINNILGAPDAGNPRKLLGLAEARDGGYPTWFSATDRGLSELHGKGPLKPNVVVAKDGSGQYRTISEAVVAYSENRNHRGTYVIYVKSGMYEENITLKLRWGTVSMYGDGPRKTIITGRKNCHDQFTALRTATFSVRGKGFIARSMAFRNTAGPEGGQAVALQVQADMSAFFNCRIDGYEGTLHALARRQFYRDCYFRHGRLHLWRFQHSNPKLRDHGQEAT
- the LOC117930391 gene encoding probable pectinesterase/pectinesterase inhibitor 21 isoform X3, producing MAAVTVAVVVGVTSGEKSGDVTNSVLRFSEMIDSLCAVTDHKKTCVDTLSQEAEYSKATPIDYIKIIISRLRQEVQSVAAIKDTFAKVVLVPSQIAALQDCQDLLKSADDNLASSLRMVSAGLQSLIDHEDSLKSQLSAVISYQQTCKDGIKRPSIRAAIRLRLQTVTELTSDALALITQIPDINNILGAPDAGNPRKLLGLAEARDGGYPTWFSATDRGLSELHGKGPLKPNVVVAKDGSGQYRTISEAVVAYSENRNHRGTYVIYVKSGMYEENITLKLRWGTVSMYGDGPRKTIITGRKNCHDQFTALRTATFSVRGKGFIARSMAFRNTAGPEGGQAVALQVQADMSAFFNCRIDGYEGTLHALARRQFYRDCYFRHGRLHLWRFQHSNPKLRDHGQEAT